ACGGCGCCGAGATGATCGGTCTCGACCTGAGTGAGGCCATCGAAGCGGCTCGCGATAACACGCGCCATCTGTCTAACGTGCATCTCGTGCAGGGTGACATTCTTCATCCACCCCTAGCGTCGGCGGCGCTTGACTTCGTTTACAGTGTCGGCGTTCTGCATCACTTGTCGGACCCAAAGACAGGTTTTCTGACCCTGACGCGACTGCTTAAGCCTGACGCGCCGATATTTATCTGGGTCTATCTCCGGCGTCGCGGGCGTCAGATCGCCGCTTTCTCGTTCATGCGTGTACTGTCGACGCGCATGCCGTTGCGCCTGCTCGATGTGGTGTGTCTCGCGCTCGCCACCGGGCAATGGCTCGCATGGATCATGCCGTATCGGATTCTAAGCCGTTTTCGAGCGACGCGACGATTCGCGCGGTACATTCCATTCACACTGTACGCACGGTACCCCTTTCGCGCCCTTCACACCGACTGGTTTGATGGGCTATCGGTGCCACTGGTGAACTACTACCGGCGTGAGCAGGTGGAAGCGTGGTATCGCGAGGCGAGGCTCGAACGCGTGCGAATCGACGAGAACTGGGGCGGACGCGCTCTTGGCTATAAGCCTAGTGCCATACAACGCTGATTGCCGTTTGTCTTTCTTTTCTGATGCAAATTGACACACATCTCAATCACGTTGAACGCACCACCGTCCAGCGGTAGACTTAAGTCCTCCAACGAATATCGCTGTCGGCGTGTGAAAAATATTATGAACCGTCGTCATGCTTGTCTCCTCGGCCTTACCGTTCTCGCTGTTGCTGTGGTGTGGACTCCGAGTGATGCGCGGCAAGAAGTAGCCAATCCGCAACGAGTTTCCGATGTAATCGTACTAGCTCGGAATGGTGACCCCGATGCGCAAGTGACCCTCGGTGGTTGGTATTTCAACGGTGGACGTGGTGTTCGGCTGGATGCCCGTGAAGGGCTAATGTGGTGGCGGCTTGCGGCGGAACAA
Above is a window of Vicinamibacterales bacterium DNA encoding:
- a CDS encoding methyltransferase domain-containing protein → MRRTALELLRCPECAGCLTLRAYYETSEVEEGLLTCDLCDRRFPIINAIPRLLPDVHIHVVGRYHADFFRRWKIDPDLIISRSSKAPRTGRLKAERRTVRSYSYQWRKFKEMYPHWERVFLDSIRPITPSFFPGRRGLDAGCGFGRSLQYSASYGAEMIGLDLSEAIEAARDNTRHLSNVHLVQGDILHPPLASAALDFVYSVGVLHHLSDPKTGFLTLTRLLKPDAPIFIWVYLRRRGRQIAAFSFMRVLSTRMPLRLLDVVCLALATGQWLAWIMPYRILSRFRATRRFARYIPFTLYARYPFRALHTDWFDGLSVPLVNYYRREQVEAWYREARLERVRIDENWGGRALGYKPSAIQR